The DNA segment GAGCTGAAGTGCTGCTGTTTCTGGAATAATCACTGAAAACGTCTCTTAAACGCCCAAGTAATAATGCTCGAGCTTTCACTGAGCAGAAAgcagcactgagagagagagagttcagcagGTACGTGGCGCCGCGGCAGCGCGttaatgtgtttttatagggctAAATGGCGAGTTAGCATGAGAGGCTAATGAATGGGTGGTAATGCTCTGTATGATAAAGCAGATAAATCAGGCAGGTCCGAGTTCTCGTTAAAAAAATCAcgttttctcctgttttttcctCAAAACTGCGCGTTTATTCCGCTGTCAGAGTCTGGGTTTATTTCCTCTGGAGATTTTACCGCCCTGCCTGTACTGACAGCAGCTGGAGGGTCTGAGCTGGGCTAGTTAACGCTTACTCGGaatttccaccttaaatccaccttaaatgctgcagctgtaATTGTGAAGTGTAATTTGAAAATCTCTGTAATTTAGCTCATTTTTACTGGTAGAAAGTTTAATTCCAGAGATCAATAGTATCAAATCTAAATATCTATAAAActatttagacattttttttcttgtcaatgattgatttatataaaatttTACCTTCGTTAATCTTTATTTaaccatatatttttattagttaaaAATTGCAGATACATTTTTTCTAGTTGAATGTAGAAATGTTTAGATATCTCCACTTAGAGCTGGTCCATTTATCGATATTTTATCATATAGTGATTAATTTTCTTAGCATTTCGACATTAGGCTTGTCAATGCTTGATAAgaatattaatgattattaattaatagtttacatgtaaagattcaTGAATATAACTTTGTTTTTATATtgtaacagtattttttatttttaaaaatgatgctCTTTTGCTGTAATAGAGAGTAGGTACAAACTCATGCAGGGTAAAACTATTaactatttttaatgtatttaatcatGTCAGAGCAGAACATGTTTTTTAGTTGTGTTTTCTCAATTGCAATAAGAGCTGggcaataaatacatattttaacgTATTGTGGTGGATTTTATTATTGTGTCAACAATAAGAATATAGAGGATATCATCAGTGTTTAAGGAACTCTGACCCAATATTTCATGAATCAAGTGCAGcaacttaaaattaaataaaaagcacTGTGGTCATACACTGCAAGGCCAAAAAAAAagagtctccacctggatgtaagtaagtaaatgatgtggggttggttggttgatgctgcagttggtctgcaggtttaggttcagcaacagtatgtgctgaaagaatgaggtcagctgactacctgaatatactgaatatagaccaggttattccatcaatgtattttttcttccctgatgatcacgaacatattccaagatgacaatgtcaggattcatggggctggaattgtaaaagagtgattcagggaggatgagatcatcattttcacacatggattgagagagagagttcaccacagagttcagatcttaacctcattgagaatctttgggatgtgctttatttaataaatctgcgtaaataaaaaagtgaattttCTTATCATAACAGACACAGCTGTCTCGTCAGCTGTCTAGTCACTTAAAAGCAATATTTCTAACTAAACCATCCAGTGTTAGTCAGtactttgttttaaaaatgatacagaaatcagaaaaaaatacatatatatatacaaatatataatttaaagcagTGGAATGGTTTCTTTCCATGAAAGATGTGAAAAAATGTATTGGGGTGTAATGATATGTGGATAACAtggtattttgctttatttttaactcttCTGAGTTCAACATTTGATGTATTAAATCTAAAGAAATCTAATTGTGTTAAGATCTTAATTAACTAGAGAGAGTGATTATTGTGATGCGTTTAGCTATTCCCTAGCTTGAGCCACTGTGTGCATTCAGGTCCTCACAAAAATGCaggataaattattattaaattattctcggtttaaatgagaaattcttgtttttttctgtttagattaacaGAATATGGCTACTACTGAGAATGCAGAGTCAGGCTCACCGGAGAACAAAGTGGATCGGGCCGACCCAGATGCAAAGTACCCTCTGAAAGTGCTTTACTGCGGAGGTAGAAATCTTTAATTTTTCATTGCATCGTCCTGCTGTAGCAAAACACAGCTCTGATATTCTGATTAGTCATGATAGACTGAGCCTGTGTGTTTCACACTGAGAGACTGTGGGCTGTGTTCActattttatatttctgtatttatccTATGTCTTGTTTAAGTTATTCAATTACGATTATGATTAATGTTTTATCATTGATTGTTAAGTATTGTTAACAAGTATGCTGAATAGactgttctgtttctctctcttttttcagtaTGCTCCTTGCCGACAGAGGTATGTGCACagagatactgtatatatttatccctTATGTATTGTGTTCTGTAAGTGATGCTCTAATAAGAAAACAGGGTGATAACTGTAGTTTCCTACTTCCAATCTGATCCAATACTTGTATTTAATCTCAATCCAGGTTTGATTGGATTATAAGATATTGGGTGCATTATTTGATCGTTATTGGCTGATACTCAGAATTAGGAACTTCATATCAGATTGAGGGGAAAAATAACCTGATTGGGGCattcttaataatgtgttttattcTGAATTCATGATTTATTTGATATGTAATTGGACatgctctctctgtttgtgtttgcAGTACTGTGAGTACATGCCTGAGCCAGCGAAATGCAGACAGTGGCTCGAGAAAAATTTCCCTGATGTTTTTGCTAGAATGACTCTTGGAAAAGGTAAGGTTtccctgttttgtttttgtcatattattatttttattttattttacttatgcagttgtatttttatttttttggctgaTGGTTATTTTAATAGGACTGGtagttattttaatttattgcTGTTAATAAAAGGGGAAATTAAAGCTGCTTTTTCATGGCAGGAAGTGCACCCAAGCAGGAAacaggaggtggtggtggaggtggagaggcgccccctgctgtagaggaagaggagaagaagaagcagaaaagaGGTAAAAGACAggatttatatacagtatgtcacAAAAAATTGGAcacattttctcattcaatgttttttttttttatttaatttatttcctacATCCTAGATTTATATTAAAGGCATGAAAAATATTAAGGGGCACATCTGGaattaaaaacacattgaatgagaagaggtgtgtccacactggtactgtatattgcgGAAATTTCTAATGATAtgtgttttgtacattttttttttttgttcatgtatTGAGGCCTGTTATAACCTTTACATTATTAACTTATCATAGAGTCTGTCCTGTCCTAAAGACTGATTTGTGTCTGAGCTGTATGTTGTCCTGAAACTTCTTGCAATAAATGATAAAGACACTACACACACGCATCTTCGTGGAAGCGTCAGTGGAAGAAATGCTGTTAATATGGTTTCAGGTGGTCGAGGTCAAatcaaacagaagaagaagactgTTCCCCAGAAAGTGACGATAGCAAAAATCCCCCGGGCTAAGAAGAAATACGTGACGCGGGTGTGCGGCCTGGCCACCTTCGGTAAGATCTACAGTTCTGAAGTCTGAGGGTTTTCTTATTACCCTGTACTATATACTATACATCTCTACACGTGTGTTATTTTCTTTCTCAGATATCGACCTTAAGGAGGCTCAGCGGTTCTTTGCTCAGAAATTCTCCTGCGGTGCCTCAGTGACAGCAGAGGATGAGATCATCATTCAGGGAGACTTTACAGATGACATCATCGATGTTATCCAGGAGAAGTGGCCTGAGGTGAGTCCTTGAAACTGCTGCTTTTGCATTTAAGTGGCTCCTTTAAATCATGGAGTCCTGGTGAGCTACTGGACTCTGGGTTCAGCGTCTTTAAGCATGTTAGTGTGAGGGTCCTCCGAGCTGTAATAGACAGTGTTTAATGTGAGGATTGTGTACATTTTGGTAAATTAGGAGATGTATACATTAATTAAATATGCTTAGTGTCCGCAGCACTAGTAGCTGTTTAATGAAGCTGAATTTATTCATTAGAATGCATGTCCACATGCAGTTTAGCATACAAGGGTACTTTTAATAATGAATTGACTTTTTGGGCATAGTGTACTGTATATAAGATAATATAATACCTCTTTTATACGAGATTATGCTTTTTCATTATAAATCATGTTTTCATTCCTGAGTAAATTATtgctttaaagtattttttgtcCTCTTGCAGGTGGATGATGACAGCATTGACGATCTTGGAGAAGTCAAAAAGTGAAAACCCCAACTTACACTTTTACCGAAACGGATGCGACCCGACACAAAACACGGCCAAATTTACACATTCAGTCgttttatatctattttatttactgtatagaaAACGATGGACTTGGCCTCATCCTTGgcattttggttttgttttgttatcATTTCTAGATAGCTGCTTCTTCTCTTGGTTGCCAAAGGTCTGGTATGATGTGAATATCTCTAACACTTCACTCAAACAAACTGTAGGCTAATAAATTTCTGTCTCATTgcctttttctttgtgtttctttaattCCACTGTTCTAATATTGCTTGTACAGCACAGTGCAGCTAATCTGAGCAAAAACAGATTCTGTATAGTAGCATTAAGCACATCTTAACAtggggagtgagagagagctcAATGTGATGATTTTGTTTGACCATTTAAGAATCATCTTTGTGCTAAGAAGGTTTTACCATACCCACAAATAAAAAGAGTATCTGCAGATCCTTTAAATATCCTTTAAAAACTGTTACATTCTTTTATTAAACCTAAAGGCCTTCATTTGTCCTAAAACGTCTTAAATCAATCTCCAACATGTCATAAAAATACCACAGACAGTAAACACAatttaggttttttttctctccatgcATTACTTTTCACAGTTctcaaatttatttttaatatagtttaCTGATTTAACAGCAGAATGAACTaagctgaaaaaatatatttttgttcgGCTGTGTgttaatattgtatcatgagatgCTCATGAAAGAATTGGAAGTAGTGTGCTTTCTGAGCACATTTATTAAGTTAGCAGCAGCACTCAACTAGCAAACCAGGAAATGTTGTGGGTTACATATCAAACCTAATAAAAGTCAGTTTATATGAACCTGACCTTCTGTGTATATAGATAGACTTGATTTAGTTTCCGCAGAAGCGTAAATGTTTTATGGCTATGCAAACCAGCCCTGTCTGTTATGTGTTACATAATACTTTAGAAAATAGACAAATGCAAATAGTGCAGTAATTTTCCTAACATGGAACATTCCATGCTACTTAGTGCTATacaattacagttacagttatttttttaatctcttctCCAGTTTGGAGGGCCACTTACCAATCCCCTTTCATATGAACTTCCTCCATCACTTGCAAACCCCTCTACAATAAGAGGGAAAGGCTGAGCATATACCTCCAACTACACTGCAAATGATCACAGAAGTATGTTCTTGGTAACATGACATGACAGCTAAACAAGTCAAgaatctgtcaaacatggtggtggcagggCTGTGGAAGTAGCATGTACAGTACGTTTAACAGCTGCCAGTAGATCTCTGAGTCCCTGGTGTTTATGGATGATATTAAGAAGATCTACAGCTTCTAAACACTGATAGTATATTTTTAAGAATcagtacagtattgcaaaacatctCAATAGTACAACACATCAACATTTTCTTACATATCTATAATATACAAAACTAATAGTAGAGCACTTCAATGTACAGATGGATGAAGGCCTAAACCATACCTCTCAACCCAATAAAGAGTCTTTTTCTACTTATTGAAGACAAAAACATAATCCCAgatcatgctctctctgggtgggtacagtggaTTCCAGTTTGAGGTCTTCTGGCCGGCACAGGCgactgttagctgatgtatcagagttgGGGACCCGGCACTTTCCTTTAAGCACTCTGAGTCTGTCTAGTGATGCTACATTGATTGTGGAGGCAGTTGGAAATGAGGCAGGCGCTAGTTCTCACCCTCTAGTGATATCTTGAGACCTAATGGGTAGGTGAGGGTAATTGGACTTCCAAAtagtgtattatactgtattcagGACAGTTGCAAAACCATACGAAGAGAAAGTCTCATGTTGATCATGTTTGTTCTGTGTTTCTTATATTCTTTAACTGGTAACAGTGAACAGTGGTTTCCTCAAGGGAGGAGTGTTATGTGTCCTATGtgtgtatataatttataataataattaagaagcAGGACGCTTAATTCCCTGTGGCTTTAGTCCCTCTTGAGATCATTTCCACCCAACACCTGGGTTTTGTTGTGGATGATCATGCTTTCTGCTTTATCATTTGCATGAGAGCAAACACAAGAGAACTGGTCCCAGACGCTTCATCAGTTCCCAGCGCGCTGGAACGAAGCCGTGGGGAGGTAGACAAAAGTTCTCAGGCTGAAGTTCCAAAGCTCATTTGCTTCATCGCTGGCCACATGGCGAACACTTCGGTGTGCTGTGCTTTTGATTCACCCATCCTGGACCAGGTTCTCCCTCCTGTCCTTTTCCTGGAGTTTATTTTCGGCCTCTCTGGGAATGTTCTGGCCCTGGTGATGTTTGCTTTCCACATGGACACCTGGAAGCCCAACTCCATCTACTTGGCTCACCTGGCTGTAGCCGACTCAGTGGTCCTCTTCTGCCTGCCCTTCAGGGCTGACTACTACCGCAGGGGTAAAAATTGGGTCTATGGAGACATCTTCTGTCGAGTTCTGCTATTCCTCTTGGCGGCCAATCGAGCCGCCGGCATCTTCTTCCTCACGGCTGTTGCCGTGGACCGCTATATCAAGATAGTTCACCCGCTTCACCGCATCAACCGGATGAACCTGTCCTACGCAATGCTCGTCTCCTGCGGCCTGTGGGCTGGAATCGTAGCCATGACAGCCTACCTGCTGAGCTCCCCGCACTTCTACTACAACCGAAATCGCACCCAGTGCGAGAGCTTCAACATCTGCATGGGAAACAACCCGCTCTCCAACTGGCACAACGCCTTCTATGTCATCCAGTTCTTCGTGCCCGGAAGCATCGTCGTCTTCTGCACGGCTTGCATCACCTGGCAGTTGAAGATCAAGACCATGGACACCCAGGGCAAGATCAAGAGAGCCGTCCAGTTCATCTTCGTGGTCGCTCTGATCTTCATCATCTGCTTCTTCCCAAGCACCATCTCCCGCATCGCTGTCTGGATCCTCAAGACCTGGTACAGCGAGTGCCTGTACTTCCGCGAGGCCAACCTGGCCTTCTACACGTCGGTCTGCTTCACCTACTTCAACAGTGTGCTGAACCCTCTGGTCTACTACTTCTCCACGCCAGCGTTCAGTGGAACTTTCCAGAAGCTTGTGCTGAAGCTTAGAGGAAAGAAGCCAGGCGAGCAGGTCAACGTAACATCTTCTGTAACAGGCAATTAATGCAAtgttaagaagaagaaaaagaatgtaaagaaaataaataaaaatactgttgaTATGCAATAcgccaatcagccataacattaaaataaatgacaGGTGAGGTTAACAATATTGACTACTTAAGGGTGACGTCTTGAAGTATAACAAATGGACAAGAACCAAATTGAACTGTAATAGCTGAAGCACTGGAACACTGACcacagaacatctccaaaacatcaagcAACAGGTCTGGTAGAGTATTCCTAGTATGGACTGGTAAATATCTACAATATCTAAGTACAAAAAGTGATAAAAACCAACACAACCAGTGAACTGGGAACAAAGTCATGGGTGCTCAATGCTCTAGTGGATTCCAGGTTTCTATGGGTCTGTCAAAGTTGTTTTGGTGGCATGTAGGAGACCTACGCAATACACaaagcaggtggttttaatgttgtggctgatcagtgtatactGCATATGCAATACAATTGTTACACAGAGGATATAcgatatattagtatatataccTGGATAATGTGCCACTGAACACTTGTAGATGTGTTCAGAATGTATGTTGACTCTCAGTGTAATATGGTGATGTTTTAGAGGATAAGAAATATTTTTGTAAGCCCTTTCAGACTGATATATTTAAAcaggtttaaaataaataaataaatacattaattcttCTCTGTTCTGTCTTTCAGTTAATGTGGTATATCACGGTTACACAGGGAAAGCATTTAAAGAAGATTTAAACATTACACTAAAGTTAGAGTTCGgccacattttttaaatccatgtTTCAAATAacatttgaatttattttttattagtttgaactctgatagcaaagaacattgaataaacatgATGTTTTGGTAGCATTGCACATTTTAAGcctgatgatggaaaaacaacttttaaatcaTCTTCATTTACCATTGTTGTTAAACGTTGATGTCAATGTTAAAATTCTGACACTGAATCAacgttctttaaatgtttttaaatggttGGGCTGTGCTGTTCTACACTTACAATGCAACATAGGTAAAGGTACTTtgtataaattataatattaatatttttaattaacatattaattatacatttacatcAATTATTTTTTGTACAGAAAATAAGTATATGGGTTTGTGTTTCTTTATATGTTAGCTACATATCATTTATGTTTCTTTAACtgcataaataaatgtattttaaacaattttggctaatttaatatagatttttaaatttattttctaaaagcaTTTTTGTAAGATGAAGCTTAATTCATTCTGTGTCGGTTAGTGCACTTTATTTAACTCTTTAAGTTAGTAACTGTGAAACGTtaaattagtatttattttaattttatttattttaagcttCTATCGCAAAACAAATCATTGAATCCGTCGTGTTGGTGAATCTGTTCGGCCACGTTATTGAAAAGAACCGATTCACACAAAGTGATTCATTCTCTAGTGAGGCCTCGCTAGCT comes from the Astyanax mexicanus isolate ESR-SI-001 chromosome 20, AstMex3_surface, whole genome shotgun sequence genome and includes:
- the LOC103044833 gene encoding hydroxycarboxylic acid receptor 3-like yields the protein MANTSVCCAFDSPILDQVLPPVLFLEFIFGLSGNVLALVMFAFHMDTWKPNSIYLAHLAVADSVVLFCLPFRADYYRRGKNWVYGDIFCRVLLFLLAANRAAGIFFLTAVAVDRYIKIVHPLHRINRMNLSYAMLVSCGLWAGIVAMTAYLLSSPHFYYNRNRTQCESFNICMGNNPLSNWHNAFYVIQFFVPGSIVVFCTACITWQLKIKTMDTQGKIKRAVQFIFVVALIFIICFFPSTISRIAVWILKTWYSECLYFREANLAFYTSVCFTYFNSVLNPLVYYFSTPAFSGTFQKLVLKLRGKKPGEQVNVTSSVTGN
- the denr gene encoding density-regulated protein, giving the protein MATTENAESGSPENKVDRADPDAKYPLKVLYCGVCSLPTEYCEYMPEPAKCRQWLEKNFPDVFARMTLGKGSAPKQETGGGGGGGEAPPAVEEEEKKKQKRGGRGQIKQKKKTVPQKVTIAKIPRAKKKYVTRVCGLATFDIDLKEAQRFFAQKFSCGASVTAEDEIIIQGDFTDDIIDVIQEKWPEVDDDSIDDLGEVKK